A single window of Salvia splendens isolate huo1 chromosome 6, SspV2, whole genome shotgun sequence DNA harbors:
- the LOC121806334 gene encoding uncharacterized protein LOC121806334, which produces MADLDSNPADSLASTPRSDHHNLHDDAPQPRVRFMCSFGGKILPRPHDNQLRYFGGDTRIVAIHRHTTFAALLSKLSKLSGTTNISIKYQLPNEDLDALITVTADEDVENMMEEYDRLSQNQSQKSARLRLFLFPIDDNLNDSRASSINSLLDGSAKRESWFVDVLNGGPTAGSVLERGRSEVSSIVSEVPDYLFGLDNSDDALKEGSTKIRNKNLPNDNVSMSDPGSPAPVVSSPFCSTSSSLAPPSLQMIPDLPPVKTRPVNPVQAAEHIKESEMVHDKMASQPTGYPDGPVWHYPNPQVQPMSAVYYMPGSHVQAANASVPQVPIRAQFLQSYPVPSGQVPMGYPGMNHVYGAGVRPYEMPARFVTDNSGQPVYYGPPRNVPVVPGSYPGMGVHGGEEAQAPGPDMMLGRISQGS; this is translated from the exons ATGGCCGATCTCGACTCCAACCCTGCCGATTCCCTCGCCTCCACTCCACGCTCCGACCACCACAACCTCCACGATGACGCCCCGCAGCCTCGCGTCCGCTTCATGTGCAGTTTCGGCGGCAAAATCCTCCCCCGCCCCCACGACAACCAGCTCCGCTACTTCGGCGGCGACACTCGCATCGTGGCCATCCACCGCCACACCACCTTCGCCGCTCTCCTCTCCAAGCTCTCCAAGCTTTCCG GTACAACCAACATAAGCATAAAGTACCAGCTCCCCAACGAGGACCTCGACGCGCTGATAACCGTCACCGCCGACGAGGACGTCGAGAACATGATGGAGGAGTACGATCGCCTCAGCCAGAACCAGAGCCAGAAATCGgctcgcctccgcctcttcctaTTCCCGATCGACGACAACCTCAACGACTCCAGAGCCTCCAGCATCAACTCGCTCCTCGACGGCTCCGCCAAGCGCGAGAGCTGGTTCGTCGACGTTCTCAACGGCGGACCGACCGCCGGTTCGGTTCTCGAACGCGGCCGGTCCGAGGTCTCCTCGATCGTCTCCGAAGTGCCGGATTACTTATTCGGGTTGGATAATTCCGACGATGCGTTGAAAGAGGGCAGCACAAAAATCAGGAACAAAAACCTCCCAAACGACAACGTTTCGATGTCGGATCCGGGCTCACCCGCCCCAGTCGTCTCCTCGCCATTCTGCTCCACATCCTCATCCCTGGCCCCACCCAGCTTACAAATGATTCCGGATCTTCCGCCCGTGAAAACCCGACCCGTTAACCCGGTCCAGGCTGCAGAGCATATAAAGGAGAGTGAAATGGTGCACGATAAAATGGCCTCTCAACCAACCGGGTATCCAGATGGACCCGTTTGGCACTACCCGAACCCGCAGGTGCAGCCCATGTCCGCGGTGTATTACATGCCCGGCAGTCACGTCCAGGCGGCGAACGCCTCCGTTCCACAGGTTCCGATCCGGGCACAGTTTCTGCAGTCATACCCGGTTCCATCGGGTCAAGTACCCATGGGGTATCCGGGTATGAATCACGTGTATGGAGCGGGTGTGAGGCCGTATGAAATGCCCGCCCGCTTCGTCACTGATAATTCTGGTCAGCCGGTTTATTACGGTCCGCCGAGGAACGTGCCCGTTGTTCCGGGTTCTTATCCGGGTATGGGTGTACACGGAGGGGAAGAAGCACAGGCACCCGGTCCGGACATGATGTTGGGTCGGATCTCCCAAGGATCATGA